One genomic segment of Rivularia sp. PCC 7116 includes these proteins:
- a CDS encoding spore photoproduct lyase family protein yields the protein MVANPPKSIAITAESHQRLWMPEQVLFTPSALDEDWGQQILARVESLGLPVQKLKQNRITGLRGETERETYTTSKRTLAVVTAPKGQFKLTPIPPSADWQFHLAQGCPAHCQYCYLAGSLQGPPVIRAYANLPEILDNLKNYENSEKITSYEVSCYTDPLGIEHLTGSLAECIRYFGSRDKARLRWVTKFDNVDNLLSLPHNGNTRCRFSINAASISRSLEGGTASVMQRLQAIRKLANSGYKIGFVIAPIMPIENWREEYTQLLDAARTVLNFDCDLTFELISHRFTPGSKGILQQWYPNSKLDLDESKRSIKRNKFGGVKYVYHKDTMKELRNFFESAIEERFPDAEILYWT from the coding sequence ATGGTCGCCAATCCTCCCAAGTCAATAGCTATTACTGCTGAGTCTCATCAACGTTTATGGATGCCCGAACAAGTTTTATTTACACCATCAGCCTTAGATGAGGATTGGGGACAGCAAATATTAGCTCGTGTAGAATCTTTAGGACTTCCCGTTCAAAAGCTTAAACAAAATCGTATTACAGGTTTACGGGGAGAGACAGAACGCGAAACCTATACAACGTCTAAGCGTACTTTAGCGGTTGTGACGGCTCCAAAAGGTCAGTTTAAACTTACTCCAATTCCACCTTCAGCAGACTGGCAGTTTCACCTAGCTCAAGGATGTCCGGCTCATTGTCAATATTGTTATTTGGCTGGTAGTCTCCAGGGACCTCCGGTGATTCGAGCTTATGCTAATTTGCCTGAAATTTTGGATAATCTCAAAAATTATGAAAATTCAGAAAAAATTACTAGCTATGAAGTTAGCTGCTATACCGACCCTTTGGGCATAGAACATTTGACTGGAAGTTTAGCTGAATGTATTCGCTATTTTGGTAGCCGAGATAAAGCGAGATTGCGCTGGGTAACAAAATTTGACAATGTAGATAATCTTTTATCGTTACCTCATAACGGTAATACTAGATGTCGTTTTAGTATTAATGCTGCTTCTATTTCTCGGAGTTTAGAAGGTGGAACGGCTTCTGTAATGCAGCGCTTGCAGGCTATTCGTAAGTTAGCTAATAGTGGCTATAAAATTGGTTTTGTTATCGCTCCAATTATGCCTATTGAAAATTGGCGCGAAGAATATACTCAACTGCTTGATGCTGCAAGAACTGTTCTTAATTTTGATTGCGATTTGACTTTTGAATTGATTTCCCACCGCTTTACTCCCGGTTCCAAAGGAATTTTGCAGCAGTGGTATCCTAACAGTAAGCTCGATTTAGATGAGTCAAAGCGCAGCATTAAACGTAATAAGTTCGGTGGTGTTAAATACGTTTATCACAAGGACACCATGAAAGAATTGCGGAATTTTTTTGAAAGTGCGATTGAGGAGCGCTTTCCTGACGCTGAGATTTTGTACTGGACATAA
- the psb28 gene encoding photosystem II reaction center protein Psb28: MASPSIQFFAGINEKLGNVSLRRNPNTGKRIVLMTFDQLQALEKFNSFTKKSLNTMLLTDEEGEINVTPSSTKFIFGGDEGDELKRVDCQIEIEQDDHWERFMRFMHRYAEANGMAYSDS, translated from the coding sequence ATGGCTAGTCCTTCAATTCAGTTTTTTGCTGGCATAAACGAAAAATTAGGAAACGTCAGCCTGCGACGCAATCCGAACACCGGTAAACGCATAGTTTTAATGACATTCGACCAATTACAAGCATTAGAAAAATTTAATAGCTTTACCAAAAAATCTTTAAATACAATGCTTTTGACCGATGAAGAAGGAGAAATTAACGTTACTCCTTCCTCTACTAAATTTATTTTTGGTGGCGATGAAGGAGATGAGTTAAAAAGAGTTGACTGCCAAATTGAAATTGAACAAGATGACCATTGGGAAAGATTTATGCGTTTTATGCATCGCTACGCTGAAGCTAACGGCATGGCTTATTCTGACAGCTAA
- a CDS encoding serine hydrolase produces the protein MSESSYKFTASGRRQPTKGRQRVRKVQKPGNSRVKTAGKQRPSQQGGTVSRVTINPSSNNAKKPRKRQRVEAPAETWLRKKKASQAASKGMKSAAVNGKIPPLKFNKRVTKRVKVSNKTRLKPMARTILYILRLLIVGVGIGAIVGTALSVLDPANQNTTASNPTQVEKNQPQTPANTKGLYLTQEIIPLKSSIQSLVAATPNLTPGIFVANLDSGNYVDINASTSFSAASTIKIPILVAFFQDVEAGKIKLNEPLTMTKDMIAGGSGDMRSKPVGSQFTALEVADKMMVISDNTATNMLIARMGGIDALNQRFRSWGLIATSLQNPLPDIQGTNTTSPKELAQVIAMVSKGQLVSRQGSQQILEIMRRNQRRHLLPKGLGAGARIANKTGYIGAMLGDVGLIELPSGKRYIAAVMVKRPRNDSRAETLITSVSRSAYQHFNQPVTMPVTPGNNMLPPSSNSPYLNNPPTGINTYQPPLPNPVPNGVNNTIPTTTYPNNRYNSQYYYPYRR, from the coding sequence GTGTCAGAATCAAGTTACAAATTTACAGCTTCTGGACGGCGACAACCCACAAAGGGCCGTCAAAGAGTACGTAAAGTCCAAAAGCCGGGAAACAGTAGAGTCAAAACAGCAGGAAAACAGCGTCCATCCCAACAAGGTGGAACAGTTTCACGTGTAACAATTAATCCTTCCTCCAATAACGCCAAAAAACCTCGAAAGCGACAAAGAGTAGAAGCGCCAGCAGAAACTTGGCTGAGAAAAAAGAAAGCATCGCAAGCAGCATCTAAAGGCATGAAATCTGCTGCAGTAAACGGTAAGATTCCGCCTTTAAAATTTAATAAACGAGTTACTAAAAGAGTCAAAGTATCTAATAAAACTCGCCTCAAACCAATGGCGAGAACAATACTTTATATATTGCGCTTATTAATTGTAGGAGTAGGAATTGGCGCAATTGTAGGTACGGCATTATCAGTATTAGACCCCGCAAATCAAAACACGACAGCTTCCAACCCAACTCAAGTTGAAAAAAATCAGCCTCAAACACCCGCTAATACCAAAGGTTTATATTTAACTCAAGAAATAATTCCTTTAAAAAGCAGTATACAAAGTCTTGTAGCAGCTACACCAAATCTGACACCAGGAATTTTCGTAGCAAATTTAGATAGCGGTAATTATGTAGACATAAATGCTAGCACTTCATTTTCAGCAGCCAGCACCATTAAAATACCGATATTAGTTGCCTTTTTCCAAGATGTAGAAGCAGGAAAAATTAAACTAAACGAACCGCTAACCATGACTAAAGATATGATTGCAGGTGGTTCCGGTGATATGCGAAGCAAGCCAGTAGGAAGCCAATTCACTGCATTGGAAGTCGCAGATAAAATGATGGTAATTAGCGATAATACCGCTACCAATATGTTAATTGCCCGCATGGGTGGCATAGATGCTTTAAATCAAAGATTTCGCAGTTGGGGATTAATAGCTACATCACTTCAAAATCCACTACCCGACATTCAAGGAACCAATACCACCAGCCCCAAAGAATTGGCACAAGTAATAGCAATGGTGAGTAAAGGACAATTAGTTTCAAGGCAAGGCTCCCAACAAATATTGGAAATCATGCGTCGCAATCAAAGACGGCATTTACTACCCAAAGGTTTAGGTGCCGGAGCCAGAATAGCCAATAAAACTGGGTATATTGGCGCAATGTTAGGTGACGTAGGTTTAATTGAATTACCATCCGGTAAACGCTACATTGCAGCCGTGATGGTAAAGCGTCCCAGAAATGATTCTCGTGCAGAAACTTTAATTACTTCCGTGTCTCGTTCGGCATATCAACACTTTAATCAACCAGTCACCATGCCGGTTACACCAGGAAATAATATGCTGCCACCGAGTAGCAACTCTCCTTATTTAAATAATCCACCTACAGGAATCAACACTTATCAACCCCCGCTACCGAATCCCGTTCCCAACGGTGTAAACAATACAATACCCACAACAACTTATCCAAATAATCGGTACAATTCACAGTATTATTATCCTTATAGAAGATAA
- a CDS encoding RNA methyltransferase, with amino-acid sequence MNASGVKIILVEPAGPLNVGSIARVMKNFALKQLVLVNPQCDYLGEEAMIMAVHAKDVLQAAVSVPTLPEALKGCKRAIATTARTRDNCPLQSPREVLPWLLEAYSQPAALIFGREDRGLSNEELNYAQKFMRIPTDSGYASLNLASAVAISCYELAQSQPLTIENNQLNSELAPIEVVEGYYEQLESLLLSIEYLYPHTAARRMEKFRQLYNRAQLQTTEVAMLRGILRQMQWALSQSGKL; translated from the coding sequence ATGAACGCATCAGGGGTAAAAATCATTTTAGTAGAACCAGCAGGACCATTAAACGTTGGTTCTATAGCAAGAGTGATGAAAAACTTTGCACTCAAACAACTGGTGTTAGTAAATCCCCAATGCGATTATTTGGGAGAAGAAGCCATGATTATGGCAGTTCACGCTAAAGACGTTTTGCAAGCAGCAGTATCAGTTCCAACATTACCCGAAGCATTAAAAGGCTGCAAAAGAGCGATCGCCACGACAGCCAGAACTCGAGATAATTGTCCTCTACAAAGTCCCCGCGAAGTATTACCGTGGTTATTAGAAGCTTATTCACAACCAGCAGCATTAATATTTGGTAGAGAAGACCGAGGATTAAGCAACGAAGAATTAAACTACGCTCAGAAATTTATGCGTATTCCTACGGATTCCGGATATGCATCCTTAAATTTAGCCTCCGCTGTAGCAATTAGCTGTTATGAATTAGCACAAAGTCAACCCCTCACCATAGAAAACAACCAATTAAATAGCGAACTTGCACCGATAGAGGTTGTCGAAGGCTACTACGAACAGTTAGAATCGCTACTGCTATCTATTGAGTATCTTTATCCTCATACTGCTGCTCGTCGTATGGAAAAATTTAGGCAATTGTATAATCGCGCTCAGCTACAAACAACAGAAGTCGCTATGCTAAGAGGTATCTTAAGGCAAATGCAATGGGCACTTAGCCAATCCGGAAAGTTATAA